A genomic stretch from Sporocytophaga myxococcoides DSM 11118 includes:
- a CDS encoding DNA polymerase beta superfamily protein, giving the protein MNIECVRSKSRILLECISGSKAYGLDLPTSDTDIKGVFALSKKDFYGLTYTDQVNNETNDIVFYELKRFIELLVKNNPNLLDLLSSPEDCILFKDPVMNLIKPEMFLSRLCKTTFAEYAMTQIKKAKGLNKKISNPMEKERKSVLDFCYVVKEQGAISLNDWLIEKGYDQSKCGLVKIAHMNDIYGLYYDFDNTLKLKGVIHKEFANEVALSSVPKGIEPAGILSFNRNGYSVYCRQYKEYWEWVGKRNNERFENTVSHGKNYDAKNMMHVFRLLDMAEEIALYKKIIVRRPNRDHLLSIRKGDFMYEDLVKQAEEKIEYIYSVYEKSDLPDAPDKYRAENLLIAMRESLYSS; this is encoded by the coding sequence ATGAATATTGAATGTGTAAGAAGCAAAAGCAGGATATTGTTAGAATGCATCAGTGGTAGTAAGGCTTATGGTTTGGACCTTCCAACTTCCGATACTGATATTAAAGGTGTTTTTGCTCTTTCGAAAAAAGATTTTTACGGGTTAACTTATACAGATCAGGTAAATAATGAAACCAATGATATTGTCTTCTATGAGTTAAAAAGATTTATTGAATTGCTGGTTAAAAACAATCCTAATCTACTGGACCTTCTTTCATCTCCGGAAGATTGTATCTTATTTAAAGATCCTGTTATGAATCTTATTAAGCCAGAAATGTTTTTATCCAGATTATGCAAGACCACATTTGCAGAGTATGCAATGACTCAGATAAAAAAAGCAAAGGGATTGAACAAAAAGATCAGTAATCCGATGGAGAAAGAACGAAAGTCTGTTCTTGATTTTTGTTATGTAGTAAAAGAACAGGGAGCAATTTCACTGAATGATTGGCTTATAGAGAAAGGATATGATCAGAGTAAATGCGGCCTTGTTAAGATTGCACATATGAATGACATATATGGACTTTATTATGATTTTGACAATACTTTAAAATTGAAAGGTGTTATTCATAAGGAGTTTGCTAATGAAGTTGCATTAAGTTCGGTTCCAAAAGGAATTGAACCAGCAGGGATTTTATCTTTCAATAGAAATGGCTATTCTGTTTATTGCAGACAGTATAAAGAATATTGGGAATGGGTTGGAAAAAGAAACAATGAGCGTTTTGAAAACACTGTTTCTCATGGAAAGAACTATGATGCTAAAAATATGATGCATGTATTCAGATTGCTTGATATGGCTGAAGAAATAGCATTGTATAAAAAAATAATAGTAAGAAGACCAAATAGAGATCATTTATTAAGTATACGCAAGGGTGATTTTATGTATGAAGATCTTGTAAAACAGGCTGAAGAAAAGATTGAATACATTTATTCTGTTTATGAAAAAAGTGATCTTCCTGATGCTCCTGATAAATATAGAGCAGAGAATCTTTTGATTGCTATGCGTGAGAGTTTATATTCCTCATAA
- a CDS encoding zinc-dependent alcohol dehydrogenase — protein sequence MNQLYYIKKEKLEWRETKAPVINASLQAIVRPFAAAKCDLDDVYLFNNMSTKLNIGSVLGIVDKDFHKLFGQNFFKGPFPFGHECIAEVIETGDHVTTIKPGDVVSVPFQISCGSCINCNNGVTGSCNNTPSVSTYGFGTHLQFGGAISDLIKVPYADAMLLKIPDHIDPIHLASLSDNIPDAYRNAGPELEKNPDKSILVIGGKVKSIGLYTVLIAKAMGASRIDYMDYSNERLELAKRCGADNIYEFSSNIPEQYEIVVEANSDKQGLFKAIKYVRPNGLISSSGIYLKKMKMPLIEMYSKGVTFRTGLANARPDAEKVLKLITEKKLNPELVTTKVDSWDNAIEAFLTKTTKVIVSRPRLYSSN from the coding sequence ATGAATCAACTATACTATATAAAAAAAGAAAAGCTTGAATGGAGGGAAACAAAAGCTCCTGTTATTAACGCCAGCTTACAAGCTATTGTAAGGCCCTTTGCAGCGGCTAAATGTGATCTGGATGATGTCTACCTTTTTAACAATATGAGTACGAAACTTAATATCGGCTCAGTATTGGGAATAGTAGATAAGGATTTTCACAAGTTGTTTGGACAAAATTTTTTCAAAGGCCCGTTCCCATTCGGGCATGAGTGCATTGCAGAAGTAATAGAAACTGGAGACCACGTGACAACAATCAAGCCGGGAGATGTAGTCTCTGTTCCGTTTCAAATTTCTTGTGGCAGCTGCATCAACTGCAACAATGGAGTTACAGGATCATGCAATAACACTCCATCTGTATCCACATATGGCTTTGGTACCCATCTCCAATTTGGTGGAGCTATTTCTGATCTGATAAAAGTGCCTTATGCAGACGCAATGCTTTTAAAAATACCTGACCATATTGATCCTATTCATCTGGCCAGTCTTAGTGACAATATTCCCGATGCATATAGAAATGCAGGACCTGAGCTTGAAAAAAATCCAGATAAAAGTATTCTTGTCATCGGAGGAAAAGTAAAAAGCATTGGCCTGTATACAGTATTGATTGCTAAGGCCATGGGGGCATCAAGAATTGATTATATGGACTATAGTAATGAACGATTAGAGCTCGCTAAACGATGCGGAGCTGACAATATTTATGAATTCTCTTCCAACATCCCTGAACAATATGAAATAGTAGTAGAAGCAAATTCTGATAAACAGGGATTGTTTAAAGCGATAAAGTATGTCAGGCCAAATGGATTAATATCCAGTTCTGGCATATATTTAAAGAAAATGAAAATGCCTTTGATAGAAATGTATAGTAAAGGTGTTACATTCAGAACTGGTCTTGCAAATGCCAGACCCGATGCTGAAAAGGTTTTAAAATTAATAACAGAAAAAAAACTAAATCCTGAATTGGTAACGACAAAGGTTGACTCGTGGGACAATGCTATTGAAGCTTTTCTTACAAAAACAACTAAGGTCATTGTGAGCAGACCCAGACTCTACTCCTCAAATTAG
- a CDS encoding exonuclease, whose amino-acid sequence MGLIIVDVEADGPIPGKYSMVCFGAIVVEPSLSKTFYGKVKPVSGEWIPEALAVSGFSREEHSLFDEPHVVMSSFELWLKENVKGKPVFLSDNLAFDWQWINYYFHYYLGRNPFGFSGRRIGDLYSGMIGDIMKGSEWKKFRMTRHTHNPVDDARGNAEAMLKLREMGLKFPFK is encoded by the coding sequence ATGGGTTTGATAATAGTAGATGTAGAGGCTGACGGCCCAATTCCCGGAAAATACAGTATGGTATGTTTCGGGGCGATTGTTGTAGAACCGTCATTGTCAAAGACATTTTATGGCAAGGTGAAACCTGTTTCTGGAGAATGGATACCTGAAGCACTTGCTGTAAGCGGATTTTCAAGGGAGGAACATTCCTTATTTGATGAGCCACATGTTGTGATGTCGAGTTTTGAATTATGGCTGAAAGAAAATGTAAAAGGTAAACCTGTGTTTCTTTCAGATAACCTTGCATTTGACTGGCAATGGATTAATTATTATTTTCATTATTATCTTGGCAGAAATCCTTTTGGATTCAGCGGAAGACGTATTGGAGATCTTTATTCAGGGATGATTGGTGATATTATGAAAGGATCAGAGTGGAAGAAATTCCGAATGACAAGGCATACGCATAACCCTGTAGATGATGCAAGAGGCAATGCAGAAGCTATGTTAAAATTAAGAGAGATGGGATTGAAGTTCCCATTTAAATAA
- a CDS encoding polynucleotide kinase-phosphatase — protein MELKIPELALVMLIGASGSGKSTFAKKHFKNTEILTSDFCRAMVSDDENDQTSTEDAFNVLKYIAGIRLKRGLLTVIDATNVQPEARRDFISLAKEYHCLPVAIVLDLPERVLQDRNKNRTDRNFGPHVIPMQRSQLRRSLKYLGREGFRHIHILSSEEKVASVQGIQRDPLYNDLKHLSGPFDIIGDVHGCYEELVKLLQKLNYSFENRDYDLDNFGVKVWHPEGRIALFLGDLVDRGPKTPQVLKLVMSMVKDGSALCVPGNHDAKLMKKLKGSNAQLKHGLAESMEQLSLEAPEFIKKVIDFLDGLVSHYVLDGGNLVVAHAGLKEEMHGRGSGAVRTFCMYGETTGETDEFGLPVRYNWASDYKGKATVVYGHTPVPNPQWLNKTICIDTGCVFGGKLTAMRYPEKEVISVNAESTYFEPSRPLDYNPLTGLSFQQEYDDLLDIDDVRGKHIVETRLLGNITIREDNSIAALEVMSRFAINPKWLIYLPPTMSPSEASPRAGYLEHPAEALKYYASQGVETVVCEEKHMGSRAIVIVCKNENAVLKTFGVENEGIGVCYTRMGRAFFNDEQLEKEFLYRINKALDASEFWDKFNTEWVCLDCELMPWSVKAQALLKDQYASVGAASSAALPFVTDALQMAKTRGIATDSLLSEFVSKNEMSGQFVDSYRRYCWPVNSLDDYKLAPFHILATEGAEHMDKDHIWHMENIKSICETDARFFTVTPYKVVDLKNEEEVNEVTNWWNDLTESGGEGMVVKPLNFISTGQKGLIQPAIKCRGKEYLRIIYGPTYSAPENIRRLKERSVGGKRALALREFALGAEALERFVRKEPLRKVHECVFGILALESEAIDPRL, from the coding sequence ATGGAATTAAAAATACCGGAATTAGCATTGGTAATGCTTATAGGTGCATCCGGATCAGGTAAATCTACTTTTGCAAAGAAGCACTTTAAGAATACAGAAATCTTAACTTCTGATTTCTGTAGGGCCATGGTATCCGATGATGAAAATGATCAGACATCTACAGAGGATGCTTTTAATGTGTTGAAATATATAGCTGGTATCAGGTTGAAGAGAGGCTTGTTAACAGTTATAGATGCCACAAACGTTCAGCCGGAAGCAAGAAGAGATTTTATAAGTCTCGCCAAAGAATACCATTGTCTTCCCGTGGCAATCGTTCTGGATCTTCCTGAAAGGGTTTTGCAGGATAGAAATAAAAATAGGACAGATAGGAATTTTGGTCCTCATGTTATACCTATGCAAAGGTCTCAATTAAGGAGATCTTTGAAATACCTGGGACGGGAGGGATTCAGGCATATTCATATTCTTAGCTCTGAAGAGAAGGTTGCTTCCGTGCAAGGTATACAGAGGGATCCTTTATATAATGATCTGAAGCATTTGTCTGGTCCTTTTGATATCATTGGCGATGTCCATGGCTGCTATGAAGAACTTGTAAAATTATTGCAAAAGCTGAATTATTCTTTCGAAAATAGAGATTATGATCTGGATAATTTTGGAGTAAAGGTCTGGCACCCAGAAGGAAGAATAGCACTATTTCTGGGAGACCTTGTTGACAGAGGTCCGAAGACGCCACAAGTATTAAAGCTTGTGATGAGCATGGTTAAGGATGGATCTGCATTGTGTGTGCCAGGAAACCATGATGCCAAACTTATGAAAAAGCTGAAAGGATCTAATGCTCAGTTAAAACACGGTCTTGCAGAGTCTATGGAGCAATTGTCTTTAGAGGCTCCTGAATTTATAAAAAAGGTAATAGACTTTCTTGATGGACTGGTCAGCCACTATGTGCTGGATGGAGGTAATTTGGTTGTAGCCCATGCAGGTCTGAAAGAGGAAATGCATGGAAGAGGTTCCGGTGCTGTACGCACATTTTGCATGTATGGAGAAACAACTGGTGAGACTGATGAATTCGGACTACCAGTCAGGTATAACTGGGCATCTGATTATAAAGGAAAGGCAACGGTAGTTTATGGTCATACACCGGTTCCAAACCCTCAGTGGTTGAATAAAACGATTTGTATAGATACCGGTTGTGTATTCGGTGGAAAGCTTACTGCAATGCGTTATCCAGAGAAAGAAGTTATTTCTGTAAATGCAGAGTCTACATATTTTGAGCCATCAAGGCCACTTGATTACAATCCTTTAACGGGTCTTTCATTTCAGCAAGAGTATGATGATCTATTAGACATCGATGATGTGCGTGGTAAACATATTGTAGAAACTCGTTTGTTAGGTAATATAACTATAAGAGAAGATAATAGCATAGCAGCCCTGGAAGTAATGAGCAGGTTCGCTATTAACCCTAAGTGGTTAATCTATTTACCCCCGACTATGTCTCCATCTGAAGCAAGTCCAAGGGCAGGGTATCTGGAACATCCTGCAGAGGCATTAAAGTATTATGCTTCTCAAGGGGTTGAGACTGTGGTCTGTGAAGAAAAGCATATGGGATCAAGAGCCATTGTCATTGTCTGTAAAAATGAAAATGCAGTACTAAAAACATTTGGAGTAGAAAATGAAGGTATTGGAGTTTGCTATACCAGGATGGGGAGAGCATTCTTTAATGATGAACAACTGGAAAAAGAGTTTCTATATAGGATCAATAAAGCATTGGATGCATCTGAATTCTGGGATAAGTTCAATACGGAGTGGGTTTGTCTTGATTGTGAGTTAATGCCATGGTCAGTCAAGGCGCAGGCATTGCTTAAAGATCAATATGCTTCAGTAGGAGCTGCTTCTTCTGCCGCATTGCCATTTGTTACAGATGCGCTTCAAATGGCTAAGACCAGAGGTATTGCAACAGATAGTTTATTGTCAGAATTTGTTTCTAAGAATGAAATGTCTGGTCAGTTTGTAGATTCATACAGAAGGTATTGCTGGCCTGTAAATTCACTGGATGATTATAAGCTTGCACCATTCCATATACTTGCAACTGAAGGTGCTGAGCACATGGACAAAGACCATATCTGGCACATGGAAAACATTAAATCCATTTGTGAGACTGATGCGAGATTTTTTACCGTTACGCCTTATAAAGTAGTTGATTTAAAGAATGAGGAAGAGGTAAATGAAGTCACAAATTGGTGGAACGACCTGACAGAATCTGGAGGAGAAGGTATGGTAGTAAAACCATTGAACTTTATCAGCACTGGCCAGAAAGGCTTAATACAGCCAGCCATCAAATGCAGAGGAAAGGAATATTTAAGGATTATATATGGGCCTACTTATTCTGCTCCTGAAAATATAAGGAGGCTGAAAGAGCGCAGTGTGGGAGGAAAACGTGCACTCGCATTGCGTGAATTTGCTCTGGGAGCAGAGGCTTTAGAAAGGTTTGTGAGAAAAGAACCTTTAAGGAAAGTACATGAATGTGTATTCGGAATATTGGCACTTGAAAGCGAAGCCATAGATCCGAGATTGTAA
- a CDS encoding 3' terminal RNA ribose 2'-O-methyltransferase Hen1 — MLLTITTAYKPATDLGYIMHKHPDKLQSFDTSFGKMHVFYPESSEERSTIALLLDVDPIALVRNHKGPSGEGFALEHYVNDRPYVASSFMSVAISKAFRSAMSGTCKDKPYLVDRVLPLEVTIHVLPSRGGEAFLRSLFEPLGYQVELKRYELDSSFPQWGMSRYFSVTLRNDLRMKDLLAHLYVLIPVLDNDKHYWISEHEVQKLEEKGSGWLEQHPEKEQIIKKYLKNLGAYTKLAMSRLSEEEAMEDTEDDLSVDDKLKKEKSISLHQQRLNKALDELKLSGAQSVLDLGCGEGKLLKLLLKEKQFDRILGMDVSYRSLEIAKDRLNYERLPQKQREKLRLIHGSLTYRDKRLKGFDAAAVIEVIEHLDLARLTSFERVLFESARPLTVVITTPNAEYNVKYESLSAGAFRHSDHRFEWTRAEFEKWASGIAAKYSYEVRFEPIGDWDDEVGASSQMGVFKIKN; from the coding sequence ATGTTATTAACTATTACTACAGCATATAAACCTGCGACAGATCTGGGATATATAATGCATAAGCACCCAGATAAATTACAAAGCTTTGATACTTCTTTCGGTAAGATGCATGTCTTTTATCCTGAATCTTCAGAGGAAAGATCAACCATAGCTTTGCTCCTTGATGTTGATCCTATAGCTCTTGTGCGTAATCATAAAGGACCTTCCGGTGAAGGTTTTGCTTTGGAACATTATGTAAATGACAGACCATACGTGGCTTCTTCTTTTATGTCTGTTGCGATAAGCAAGGCTTTCAGATCTGCTATGAGTGGGACATGTAAAGACAAACCTTATCTGGTTGATAGGGTACTTCCATTAGAAGTGACTATACATGTATTGCCATCACGAGGTGGAGAAGCTTTCTTAAGAAGTCTATTTGAACCGTTGGGATATCAGGTAGAGCTGAAGAGGTATGAATTGGATTCCAGTTTTCCTCAATGGGGCATGAGCAGATATTTTTCTGTAACTCTAAGAAATGACTTAAGAATGAAAGATCTGTTAGCTCATCTTTATGTTTTGATTCCGGTGTTGGATAATGATAAACATTATTGGATTAGCGAGCACGAGGTTCAGAAGCTTGAAGAAAAAGGCAGTGGCTGGTTGGAACAACATCCCGAAAAAGAACAGATCATAAAAAAATATCTGAAAAATCTTGGAGCATATACTAAGTTAGCTATGTCCAGGCTTTCTGAAGAAGAGGCCATGGAAGATACTGAAGATGATTTATCCGTTGATGATAAGCTTAAAAAAGAGAAGAGTATTTCTCTCCATCAACAGAGACTCAACAAAGCATTGGATGAACTTAAACTTTCCGGAGCTCAGAGTGTACTCGATCTAGGCTGCGGAGAAGGAAAACTTCTAAAGCTACTTTTGAAGGAGAAGCAGTTTGACAGAATTCTTGGAATGGATGTTTCTTATCGTTCTCTTGAAATTGCAAAGGACAGATTGAATTATGAAAGGCTGCCACAAAAGCAAAGGGAAAAGCTAAGATTAATTCATGGTTCTCTTACTTATAGAGATAAGCGATTGAAGGGATTCGATGCCGCTGCGGTTATTGAAGTGATAGAACACCTTGATCTGGCAAGACTGACTTCCTTTGAAAGAGTATTGTTTGAATCAGCAAGACCACTGACTGTAGTTATCACTACACCTAATGCTGAATACAATGTAAAATACGAATCATTAAGCGCGGGAGCATTCAGGCATAGTGACCACCGTTTCGAATGGACAAGAGCCGAATTTGAAAAGTGGGCTTCAGGAATAGCAGCAAAATATAGTTATGAAGTGAGGTTTGAGCCAATAGGTGATTGGGACGACGAGGTCGGAGCTTCAAGTCAGATGGGTGTATTTAAAATTAAGAATTAG
- a CDS encoding nucleotidyltransferase domain-containing protein produces the protein MLEVIKKEILEIEKRENIKILYACESGSRAWGFPSRNSDYDVRFIYIRSKEWYLSIDDHKDTLEFPINDLLDISGWDIRKALKLFRSSNAVIFEWLQSPVVYKEVSNFKEKLFKLSEDYFSLRTGMHHYLGMTINPFKNELQGDTVKIKKCLYALRSSLACRWIRDKQTVPPMEFGVLRALIKDEGNINGLIDQLLNLKKDSYEGDTIPSSRLLNHFIQNEIRESELYSMTLEKSTGSTEVLDAIFRELLIENFK, from the coding sequence ATGCTGGAAGTAATTAAGAAGGAAATTTTAGAAATAGAAAAGAGAGAAAACATCAAGATACTTTATGCTTGCGAATCTGGCAGCAGGGCGTGGGGATTTCCTTCCAGAAATAGTGACTATGATGTGAGATTCATTTATATAAGGTCGAAGGAATGGTATTTGAGTATAGATGATCACAAGGATACATTGGAGTTTCCTATTAATGATCTTTTAGATATAAGTGGTTGGGATATTCGAAAAGCATTAAAGCTTTTTAGATCTTCTAATGCTGTCATCTTTGAATGGCTACAGTCACCAGTTGTTTATAAGGAAGTATCGAACTTTAAAGAGAAGCTGTTCAAACTTTCTGAGGATTATTTTTCTCTTAGAACTGGTATGCATCACTATTTGGGGATGACAATAAATCCCTTTAAAAATGAATTGCAGGGTGATACTGTAAAGATTAAAAAATGCTTATATGCATTGAGGTCATCACTGGCTTGCAGATGGATTAGGGATAAGCAAACAGTTCCTCCGATGGAGTTTGGTGTTTTAAGGGCTTTAATTAAAGATGAGGGGAATATCAATGGCTTAATAGATCAATTGTTGAATCTCAAGAAAGATAGTTATGAAGGTGATACAATTCCTTCCTCTCGTTTGTTGAATCATTTTATTCAGAATGAGATTAGGGAGAGTGAATTATATTCAATGACTCTTGAAAAATCAACAGGATCTACAGAAGTACTGGATGCGATTTTCAGAGAATTGTTAATTGAAAATTTTAAGTAG
- a CDS encoding TROVE domain-containing protein: MRFNFLKGKNVVANYEGAKAYELTPEMELYSAVVTAGLSDSFYESGHERLKRVQNLMRSNDAEFVAKLAVYARASMHMRSVPLVLAVELAKYCSGTDLVSKTVKGVVQRADEITELLAYYQLSNGRTGTKKLNKLSKQLQKGLSGAFNSFDEYQFAKYDRDGEVKLRDALFLVHPKAKDDEQQNIFNKIASKSLQVPYTWETELSALGQTKFSDEKEKASAFKAKWEELIDSDKLGYMALLRNLRNIIQADVDYVYMQKVCSKLSNTHAIAKSKQFPFRFLAAYREVKELKSDFVAMVLSALEDAVVASAQSIKGFDELTKVVVACDVSGSMQKPVSAKSKVLLYDIGLMLAMLMQLKSKRVISGMFGDKWKIINMPNKGVLANVGEFYRREGEVGYSTNGHLVIDDLYLRKIVMDKIMIFTDCQLWNSSGGSGSIARSWKDYKKIAPQAKLYLFDLAGYGNAPLRIEDNDVFLIAGWSDKVFDVLEAIENGVSAISKIKEVEL, from the coding sequence ATGCGATTCAATTTTTTAAAAGGAAAAAATGTAGTGGCAAACTACGAAGGAGCTAAAGCATATGAATTAACTCCAGAGATGGAGCTTTATTCAGCAGTTGTAACTGCAGGACTTAGCGATTCATTTTATGAAAGCGGACATGAACGTTTGAAAAGAGTTCAAAATCTCATGCGAAGCAATGATGCAGAGTTTGTCGCTAAGCTAGCTGTTTATGCACGAGCTTCTATGCATATGAGAAGTGTTCCATTGGTACTTGCGGTTGAACTTGCCAAGTATTGCTCAGGTACGGACCTTGTAAGTAAGACTGTAAAAGGAGTAGTACAACGTGCGGATGAGATAACGGAACTTTTAGCTTATTACCAATTGTCAAATGGGAGAACTGGAACTAAAAAGCTGAATAAGCTATCAAAACAATTGCAGAAGGGCTTGTCTGGAGCATTTAACAGTTTTGATGAGTATCAGTTTGCCAAGTATGATCGAGATGGAGAAGTAAAGCTTCGAGATGCTTTGTTTCTGGTGCATCCAAAAGCTAAAGATGATGAGCAACAGAATATTTTCAATAAGATAGCTTCCAAGTCGCTTCAAGTACCATATACATGGGAAACAGAACTATCTGCTTTGGGACAAACAAAGTTTTCTGACGAAAAGGAAAAAGCTTCAGCCTTCAAAGCTAAGTGGGAAGAACTGATTGATAGTGACAAGCTAGGATATATGGCATTGCTTCGAAACCTTCGTAACATCATTCAAGCGGATGTGGACTATGTATATATGCAAAAGGTATGTTCTAAGCTGAGTAATACCCATGCTATTGCAAAATCCAAACAATTTCCGTTCCGATTTCTTGCGGCTTACAGAGAAGTAAAAGAATTGAAGTCTGATTTTGTTGCTATGGTCCTCAGTGCCCTTGAAGATGCTGTTGTGGCTAGCGCTCAGAGTATAAAAGGTTTTGATGAATTGACAAAGGTAGTAGTAGCCTGTGATGTTTCCGGCTCAATGCAAAAGCCTGTTTCTGCCAAAAGCAAAGTATTACTTTATGATATAGGTTTGATGTTAGCAATGTTAATGCAGTTAAAATCCAAAAGAGTAATTTCCGGAATGTTTGGGGATAAATGGAAGATAATCAACATGCCAAACAAAGGAGTGCTTGCCAATGTAGGAGAATTCTACCGAAGAGAAGGAGAAGTTGGATATTCAACCAATGGACACCTTGTTATTGATGATTTGTATCTGAGAAAAATCGTGATGGATAAAATAATGATTTTCACAGACTGTCAACTTTGGAATAGCTCTGGTGGAAGTGGATCTATAGCACGCTCCTGGAAAGACTATAAGAAAATAGCTCCTCAGGCGAAGCTTTATCTCTTTGATTTGGCTGGATATGGAAATGCTCCATTACGTATTGAAGATAATGACGTCTTCCTGATTGCAGGTTGGTCAGACAAAGTGTTTGATGTACTCGAAGCGATAGAGAATGGGGTGTCTGCTATCAGCAAAATCAAAGAGGTGGAGTTATAG